The following coding sequences lie in one Spirosoma sp. KUDC1026 genomic window:
- a CDS encoding WD40/YVTN/BNR-like repeat-containing protein, translated as MFLSPVVAQWQPQVVHTDASFRAVSAASADVVWIGGTKGTFVHTSDGGSSWQTGTVPNAETCDFRDVQAIDAKTAYLMSAGPAEKGQARIYKTTDGGGTWTLQYQTQQQGVFFDGMAFWNPQHGIVFSDPVDGKWVILTTDNGGTTWQPVSPTALPPMQPNEAAFAASGTSIVTQGKQNVWIVSGGGTVSRVFRSTDRGQTWSVHSTPLPAGEATGLFGMQFFTGKNGMVVGGNYKQEKLAGPNAAVTRDGGQTWQLVAPTNPPGLKEAIALLPGERLLTVGPSGTALSADQGQTWQQIDTEGFHSVSCVKGTCYAVGGKGKVMVQRFK; from the coding sequence TTGTTTTTATCTCCTGTGGTTGCCCAATGGCAACCACAGGTCGTTCATACCGATGCCAGTTTCCGGGCCGTGAGTGCCGCCAGTGCTGATGTGGTCTGGATCGGTGGTACAAAAGGCACCTTTGTGCATACGTCCGATGGCGGTAGCTCGTGGCAGACGGGAACTGTTCCCAACGCCGAAACCTGCGATTTCCGCGACGTTCAGGCTATCGATGCCAAGACAGCTTATCTGATGAGCGCGGGGCCCGCCGAGAAAGGGCAGGCTCGCATCTATAAAACGACCGATGGTGGAGGCACCTGGACGCTACAGTACCAGACCCAGCAGCAGGGGGTTTTCTTCGATGGTATGGCTTTCTGGAATCCCCAGCATGGGATTGTCTTCAGCGATCCGGTCGATGGCAAGTGGGTTATTCTCACCACCGACAATGGCGGCACTACCTGGCAACCCGTTTCTCCGACCGCTCTCCCGCCTATGCAGCCTAATGAAGCGGCTTTTGCGGCCAGTGGTACCAGTATTGTTACGCAGGGTAAACAGAATGTCTGGATTGTCTCGGGGGGTGGAACAGTCAGTCGGGTTTTTCGCTCTACAGATCGCGGACAAACCTGGTCTGTTCATAGCACACCCTTGCCGGCCGGTGAAGCAACGGGCTTGTTTGGTATGCAGTTTTTTACAGGTAAAAACGGAATGGTGGTCGGCGGAAACTACAAACAGGAGAAACTGGCTGGTCCAAACGCAGCCGTCACCCGCGACGGTGGACAGACCTGGCAGCTCGTTGCCCCAACCAATCCGCCCGGTCTGAAGGAAGCTATTGCCCTGCTACCCGGCGAACGATTGTTGACCGTTGGACCATCAGGGACTGCCCTCTCTGCCGATCAAGGGCAAACCTGGCAGCAGATCGACACGGAAGGCTTCCATTCTGTATCCTGCGTAAAAGGTACCTGCTACGCCGTTGGCGGCAAAGGGAAAGTAATGGTACAGCGGTTCAAGTAA
- a CDS encoding M48 family metalloprotease translates to MKTALSFLFVSITVCSQVTAQTNPAFPTRPEAFICNYTGHTTDEQVICSGTTSSNAHAQKVVDRILKPIGLMRNFKIMECSNTENCFATVLKGQRYIVYDGAFMKSIEEETETDWSAISIMAHEIGHHLQGHTIDGRGGQPQKEIEADKFSGFVLHQLGASLEESMVAVRALGDEHATSTHPAKPARLDAIRKGWLEAEALYPRTRSAVKPAVAISPKPITPAASPLSTQTSAPARTINRPVAATVGCISGDCEDGKGIFVYPTRERYVGEFEEGDKHGEGTEYYADGKLKYKGNFRDNLRSDYGVYFYRNGDKYAGWFQKNVPNGKGIYQFADGARLTATFKNGQPLPGGSYAAANSDRGGQ, encoded by the coding sequence GTGAAAACGGCTCTTTCTTTCCTCTTTGTAAGCATTACGGTCTGCAGCCAGGTGACTGCTCAAACAAACCCGGCCTTCCCTACCCGTCCTGAAGCATTTATCTGCAACTATACCGGGCATACGACCGATGAGCAGGTAATCTGTTCGGGTACCACCTCCTCCAACGCTCATGCCCAGAAAGTTGTTGATCGCATACTGAAGCCAATTGGGCTGATGCGCAACTTCAAAATCATGGAGTGTTCCAATACCGAGAATTGCTTTGCTACGGTCCTCAAAGGACAGCGTTACATTGTTTATGACGGTGCTTTCATGAAAAGCATTGAGGAAGAAACCGAAACCGATTGGTCAGCCATCAGTATTATGGCCCACGAAATAGGACATCATCTACAGGGGCACACCATCGACGGTCGGGGTGGTCAACCGCAGAAAGAGATCGAAGCTGATAAGTTTTCAGGTTTCGTGCTGCATCAATTAGGCGCTTCGCTGGAGGAATCCATGGTGGCCGTACGGGCGCTGGGCGATGAACACGCTACGTCAACGCACCCGGCTAAACCCGCCCGTCTTGATGCTATCCGGAAAGGCTGGCTGGAAGCCGAAGCGCTGTACCCGCGAACTCGATCAGCAGTCAAACCTGCCGTGGCTATTTCGCCGAAGCCAATTACGCCTGCTGCGTCGCCGTTGTCTACCCAGACATCTGCTCCAGCACGAACGATCAATCGCCCTGTAGCCGCAACCGTTGGCTGCATTTCGGGCGATTGTGAAGACGGAAAGGGTATTTTTGTTTATCCAACCCGGGAGCGATACGTAGGAGAATTTGAAGAAGGAGACAAACACGGCGAAGGCACCGAATACTACGCCGACGGCAAACTGAAGTACAAAGGCAACTTTCGCGACAATCTCCGCTCCGATTACGGGGTTTATTTCTACCGGAACGGCGATAAATATGCAGGCTGGTTCCAGAAAAACGTACCTAATGGCAAAGGAATCTACCAGTTTGCCGACGGTGCCCGTCTGACAGCTACGTTTAAAAATGGCCAGCCTCTTCCCGGCGGTTCGTATGCTGCTGCCAACAGTGACCGGGGCGGTCAGTAA
- a CDS encoding GtrA family protein, with protein sequence MKNSLFNQKDLVAYFIVAAIGALLQLLISTLLQEWFKLSYEQGLLGGYVFSFFVGFFLTKLFAFNAKNSAKTRREMVKFSLVSIISGAITVYGSSVIYSVSVALFGVYQLTIPYSIKTINVNKLLSHTSGMGLSFISNYILHKTFTFKNTGFYERLKRLLQL encoded by the coding sequence GTGAAAAACAGCTTATTTAATCAGAAAGACCTTGTTGCTTATTTTATAGTTGCGGCCATTGGCGCCCTGTTACAGCTGTTGATAAGCACATTATTACAGGAGTGGTTTAAACTCTCTTATGAACAGGGGCTCCTCGGTGGTTATGTCTTCTCTTTCTTCGTTGGCTTTTTTCTGACCAAACTCTTTGCCTTTAACGCGAAAAACTCGGCGAAAACACGCCGGGAAATGGTCAAATTTTCGCTTGTCTCGATTATCTCCGGGGCAATAACCGTTTATGGCTCCTCGGTCATCTACTCAGTATCTGTTGCGCTTTTCGGCGTATACCAGCTCACAATCCCTTACTCCATCAAGACTATTAACGTGAACAAACTGCTGTCACATACCAGCGGTATGGGCCTAAGTTTTATCAGTAACTACATTCTGCACAAAACATTTACGTTCAAAAACACGGGTTTCTACGAGCGGCTCAAGCGGTTACTACAACTGTAA
- a CDS encoding LamG-like jellyroll fold domain-containing protein, with product MLSALGPVNNIRVTGILFNNQSSGEGQGMIFSNEQAPLDTYEIDHCAFTGPNVNCNAIKFNAQSYGTGSNVSVPVKNVYIHHNTFFSLGRMGIEMQNHGWERGETIAWQLDNYRIEDNEFSDLGRVDGSNGMAISFTGPNQNIYIRRNKVVDAKYAAYEFVGSRYVEMTNNTATAVNNTYTGISISDNSHHVTTQLKFTNNNIVVKGNAFQSYGGDGGSVTNWEATNNTFISTTPSSGDMGSIKLQRTSGGRFINNTVRTGGTNAIFFDNAPQNFFASNSFSNEDSPSNDILIRFYNSGTYNNELANSNTYKKQQGFVTSNYAREESGAYNNIFGGTTPPPNPPPTSNVTGTILLLNGNGSDGSQNIVDASPMARPVSQQGSVRISTAQKKYGPSSLYFDGNSYLTIPSSSDFDFGTGDYTIECFMYPTATSDYPTIVSRRTNSGGVVWNTNISPNNAGFGLNVTNSNNSFLNPGPLSNNQFSLNTWYHVAVVASGGQRKLYVNGSLVATASSVPSMELNPDKGLLLVGAQGSGSNRFQGYMHLRLTQGKALYTNNFTPPETFDASLPPVTTPTPTPTPTPSTGTVLLLNGNGSDGSQNIVDASPMARPVSQQGSVRISTAQKKYGPSSLYFDGNSYLTIPSSSDFDFGTGDYTIECFMYPTATSDYPTIVSRRTNSGGVVWNTNISPNNAGFGLNVTNSNNSFLNPGPLSNNQFSLNTWYHVAVVASGGQRKLYVNGSLVATASSVPSMELNPDKGLLLVGAQGSGSNRFQGYMHLRLTKGQALYTDNFTPPETFDASLPPVTTPTPTPTPTPSTGTVLLLNGNGSDGSQNIVDASPMARPVSQQGSVRISTAQKKYGPSSLYFDGNSYLTIPSSSDFDFGTGDYTIECFMYPTATGDYPTIVSRRTNSGGVVWNTNISPNNAGFGLNVTNSNNSFLNPGPLSNNQFSLNTWYHVAVVASGGQRKLYVNGSLVATASSVPSMELNPDKGVLMVGAQGAGSCRFQGYMHLRLTKGQALYTNNFNPPTSF from the coding sequence ATGCTGAGTGCTTTGGGGCCGGTCAACAATATCCGGGTAACGGGTATTCTCTTCAACAATCAATCGTCGGGCGAAGGACAGGGGATGATTTTCTCGAACGAGCAAGCCCCGCTTGATACGTATGAAATTGATCACTGCGCCTTTACAGGGCCTAACGTCAACTGCAACGCCATCAAGTTTAATGCGCAGTCATACGGCACCGGTTCAAACGTATCAGTACCCGTTAAAAACGTTTACATCCACCATAATACCTTTTTCAGCCTGGGCCGCATGGGTATTGAGATGCAGAACCACGGCTGGGAACGGGGTGAAACTATTGCCTGGCAGCTCGACAATTACCGGATTGAGGATAACGAATTTTCAGACCTCGGACGGGTTGATGGGAGCAATGGGATGGCGATCTCGTTCACCGGTCCGAATCAAAATATTTACATTCGGCGGAATAAAGTTGTTGACGCGAAATATGCCGCCTATGAGTTTGTAGGTTCCAGGTACGTGGAGATGACCAATAATACGGCTACGGCTGTCAACAACACATACACGGGAATTAGTATATCTGACAATAGTCACCACGTAACAACTCAGCTTAAGTTTACCAACAACAATATCGTTGTAAAGGGTAATGCCTTCCAAAGCTACGGTGGAGACGGCGGATCGGTTACAAACTGGGAAGCAACCAATAATACCTTCATTTCCACAACACCTTCATCCGGCGACATGGGTAGTATAAAGCTCCAACGGACTTCCGGAGGGCGCTTTATTAACAACACTGTACGCACGGGCGGCACGAACGCTATATTTTTTGATAACGCCCCCCAGAATTTTTTTGCTAGTAATTCTTTCAGCAACGAGGATAGTCCCAGCAATGATATTCTGATTCGTTTCTATAATTCAGGCACGTATAACAACGAACTGGCTAACTCTAACACCTACAAAAAGCAACAAGGGTTCGTAACAAGCAACTACGCTCGGGAAGAGAGCGGTGCTTATAACAACATTTTCGGTGGCACCACCCCGCCCCCCAACCCGCCACCAACCTCTAATGTCACAGGCACTATCCTGCTGCTTAACGGTAACGGCAGCGACGGCAGCCAGAACATCGTCGATGCCTCCCCCATGGCCCGCCCTGTTTCTCAGCAAGGCAGCGTGCGCATCAGCACCGCCCAGAAAAAGTACGGCCCCTCCTCGCTCTACTTCGATGGCAACTCCTACCTGACCATCCCCAGCAGTTCCGACTTTGACTTCGGCACCGGTGACTACACCATCGAGTGCTTCATGTACCCAACCGCCACCAGCGACTACCCTACCATTGTCTCCCGGCGCACCAACTCGGGCGGGGTGGTCTGGAACACCAACATCTCCCCCAACAACGCTGGTTTTGGGCTTAACGTGACCAACAGCAACAACAGCTTCCTCAACCCGGGCCCGCTGTCCAACAACCAGTTTTCGCTCAACACCTGGTACCACGTAGCGGTGGTAGCCTCGGGCGGTCAGCGCAAGCTGTACGTCAATGGGTCGCTGGTAGCCACGGCCAGTTCGGTGCCGTCGATGGAACTCAACCCTGACAAAGGGCTGCTCCTGGTAGGGGCTCAGGGTTCAGGATCCAATCGGTTCCAGGGCTACATGCACTTGCGGCTGACCCAGGGGAAAGCCCTCTACACCAACAACTTCACCCCGCCCGAGACCTTCGATGCGTCTTTGCCGCCAGTCACAACGCCAACACCAACTCCGACACCAACCCCTTCAACCGGTACGGTGCTGCTGCTCAACGGCAACGGCAGCGACGGCAGCCAGAACATCGTCGATGCCTCCCCCATGGCCCGCCCTGTTTCTCAGCAAGGCAGCGTGCGCATCAGCACCGCCCAGAAAAAGTACGGCCCCTCCTCGCTCTACTTCGATGGCAACTCCTACCTGACCATCCCCAGCAGTTCCGACTTTGACTTCGGCACCGGTGACTACACCATCGAGTGCTTCATGTACCCAACCGCCACCAGCGACTACCCTACCATTGTCTCCCGGCGCACCAACTCGGGCGGGGTGGTCTGGAACACCAACATCTCCCCCAACAACGCTGGTTTTGGGCTTAACGTGACCAACAGCAACAACAGCTTCCTCAACCCGGGCCCGCTGTCCAACAACCAGTTTTCGCTCAACACCTGGTACCACGTAGCGGTGGTAGCCTCGGGCGGTCAGCGCAAGCTGTACGTCAATGGGTCGCTGGTAGCCACGGCCAGTTCGGTGCCGTCGATGGAACTCAACCCTGACAAAGGGCTGCTCCTGGTAGGGGCTCAGGGTTCAGGATCCAATCGGTTCCAGGGCTACATGCACTTGCGGCTGACTAAGGGGCAGGCTCTCTACACCGATAACTTCACTCCGCCCGAGACCTTCGATGCGTCTTTGCCGCCAGTCACAACGCCAACACCAACTCCGACACCAACCCCTTCAACCGGTACGGTGCTGCTGCTCAACGGCAACGGCAGCGACGGCAGCCAGAACATCGTTGATGCCTCCCCCATGGCCCGCCCTGTTTCTCAGCAAGGCAGCGTGCGCATCAGCACCGCCCAGAAAAAGTACGGCCCCTCCTCGCTCTACTTCGATGGCAACTCCTACCTGACCATCCCCAGCAGTTCCGACTTTGACTTCGGCACCGGCGACTACACCATCGAGTGCTTCATGTACCCAACCGCCACCGGCGACTACCCTACCATTGTCTCCCGGCGCACCAACTCGGGCGGGGTGGTCTGGAACACCAACATCTCCCCCAACAACGCTGGTTTTGGGCTTAACGTGACCAACAGCAACAACAGCTTCCTCAACCCGGGCCCGCTGTCCAACAACCAGTTTTCGCTCAACACCTGGTACCACGTAGCGGTGGTAGCCTCGGGCGGTCAGCGCAAGCTGTACGTCAATGGGTCGCTGGTAGCCACGGCCAGTTCGGTGCCATCGATGGAACTCAACCCTGATAAGGGTGTGCTAATGGTAGGGGCTCAGGGGGCGGGTTCATGCCGTTTCCAGGGCTACATGCACCTGCGGCTAACTAAGGGTCAGGCCCTTTACACCAACAACTTCAATCCGCCTACGTCATTTTAG
- a CDS encoding glycosyltransferase family 2 protein, whose translation MQGPQISIVAPLYNETESFRHLVTRLNAVMDASSLAIEIVLIDDGSVDDTATLMQQLALSDARYQCIFLSRNYGHQIALTAGMAVAVGTEAIFIIDGDLQDPPELLSDFYKKYCEGYDVVYAVRKKRKESWIKRTAYSTFYRFMRSISYVDIPLDSGDFSLVSRRVVDIINQMPEESRFVRGMRSWIGFKQIGIEYERDARLAGESKYSFKMLRKLAYNGIFNFSEYPIKVVTKLGIVAIGISILYFVQTLVKKLFFSSVPQGFTAILFVIILFGGVQLIALGMIGEYVLRIFFQTKGRPLYIIKEIIREKQRQDSPK comes from the coding sequence TTGCAAGGACCACAAATTTCTATCGTTGCTCCTTTATACAACGAGACTGAATCGTTTCGACATCTTGTTACTCGTTTGAACGCAGTAATGGATGCTTCATCGTTAGCAATTGAAATTGTTTTAATAGATGATGGAAGTGTAGACGACACAGCAACTTTAATGCAACAACTTGCTCTTAGTGACGCACGTTATCAATGCATATTTTTATCTCGAAATTATGGCCATCAAATCGCTTTAACGGCAGGTATGGCGGTTGCCGTTGGAACTGAAGCTATTTTTATTATTGACGGTGATCTCCAAGATCCTCCTGAATTATTATCTGATTTCTACAAAAAATATTGCGAAGGTTATGATGTCGTTTACGCTGTTCGGAAAAAACGTAAAGAATCCTGGATAAAGCGTACTGCCTATTCCACTTTTTATAGATTCATGCGTTCTATATCTTACGTAGATATTCCGCTTGATAGTGGTGATTTTTCACTTGTCAGTCGGCGAGTTGTTGATATTATCAACCAAATGCCTGAGGAAAGTCGATTTGTCCGCGGAATGAGAAGCTGGATAGGTTTTAAACAGATCGGAATTGAATACGAACGAGATGCTCGTCTGGCGGGAGAATCGAAATATTCCTTTAAGATGCTAAGAAAACTGGCTTATAATGGCATTTTCAACTTTAGTGAATATCCTATAAAGGTTGTAACAAAGCTCGGTATAGTAGCAATCGGTATCTCTATTCTGTATTTTGTGCAAACGTTAGTAAAAAAACTGTTTTTTTCCAGTGTTCCTCAAGGCTTTACAGCCATACTTTTCGTAATCATACTTTTTGGTGGAGTACAGTTAATTGCATTGGGTATGATCGGTGAATATGTACTTCGTATCTTTTTTCAAACCAAGGGCAGACCCTTATATATAATAAAAGAAATCATTCGAGAAAAACAGCGGCAAGATTCACCTAAATAA
- a CDS encoding IPT/TIG domain-containing protein, producing MKDMNRLKNWKYVLPIFAGFMILLQACKKDPDPVPAVPTITSINPTTAPIGSTIAISGTNFSATPSSNTVTVGGAVATIVSASSTQLVIVVPATAATTGVVSVSTATGQTAQSSVSFTVSNKPVAEKQGTIRANTVWSKDTTYVLRGFVYVATNYTLTIQPGTVIRGAGPERDPEGLGRAGTLIVERVGKLIANGTASEPIVFTSSKAAGQRNYGDWGGIILIGKSPINRPGATSYLGGIRGTTETYNEPEDNSGTLRYVRIEFAGVSVANSTNGQTSGLTMYGVGNGTIIDNVQVSYSRNHSFGWYGGSVNTKHLVALRGTTNDFNTDWGYYGKVQFGVGLRDPEVAGPAGAVANGIYSQNFDPGENAVGVPLTSQNGAPKTAPVFTNMSIFVTSGTPSTATTSRGGGSFQAGLHLTRNTAISVYNSLFYGFPEGLRLEGTTTGTLANVNGGTIDLKGVTLANSLTPIVGGGAVTTDIATTYFNNTTRSNQIVPSSAVASLLLNSSTFNLTAPSFLLQASSPLLTGAVTGGKVADSFFTQTAYRGAFGTENWLQGWTNFDPQNANYDR from the coding sequence ATGAAAGATATGAATCGTTTAAAGAACTGGAAGTACGTACTGCCTATTTTCGCAGGCTTTATGATACTCCTGCAGGCCTGTAAAAAGGACCCAGATCCGGTACCAGCTGTTCCCACAATTACATCGATTAATCCTACAACGGCTCCAATTGGAAGCACCATAGCCATCTCAGGAACGAATTTCTCTGCTACGCCCAGTAGTAACACCGTTACAGTTGGAGGTGCGGTTGCGACAATTGTTTCTGCGTCCTCTACGCAACTGGTCATTGTCGTACCGGCAACCGCAGCAACAACTGGTGTCGTTTCCGTAAGCACAGCAACTGGCCAAACGGCGCAAAGCAGCGTATCATTTACAGTGTCGAACAAGCCCGTTGCTGAAAAGCAGGGAACAATCAGAGCCAATACGGTTTGGTCAAAAGATACAACCTACGTATTACGAGGATTTGTTTACGTGGCAACCAACTACACATTGACAATCCAGCCCGGAACTGTAATTCGTGGAGCGGGACCCGAGCGAGACCCTGAAGGCTTAGGCAGAGCTGGAACACTCATTGTAGAAAGGGTTGGTAAGCTGATTGCCAACGGTACTGCCTCCGAACCTATTGTATTTACCTCCAGCAAAGCTGCCGGTCAGCGTAATTATGGTGACTGGGGCGGAATCATTCTGATCGGTAAATCGCCCATAAACCGTCCTGGGGCAACTTCTTATCTAGGTGGTATACGAGGAACGACAGAAACGTATAATGAACCAGAAGACAACAGCGGAACGCTACGGTATGTTCGTATTGAGTTTGCAGGAGTTAGCGTGGCAAATTCAACCAATGGGCAGACAAGCGGTTTAACAATGTATGGCGTTGGTAACGGCACCATCATTGATAACGTCCAGGTTTCTTACTCCCGTAATCATTCATTCGGCTGGTATGGTGGCTCAGTAAATACTAAGCATCTGGTTGCATTGCGGGGTACGACGAATGATTTTAATACTGACTGGGGGTATTACGGCAAAGTGCAGTTTGGCGTAGGATTACGTGATCCTGAAGTGGCCGGTCCTGCAGGAGCAGTCGCCAATGGCATTTATTCGCAAAACTTTGACCCAGGTGAAAATGCCGTTGGTGTACCGTTAACAAGCCAAAACGGAGCGCCCAAAACGGCTCCTGTATTTACGAATATGAGTATCTTCGTTACAAGTGGTACGCCTAGCACAGCCACTACAAGCCGGGGAGGAGGTAGTTTTCAGGCTGGTCTTCATTTAACCCGCAATACGGCGATAAGTGTCTATAACTCGTTGTTTTATGGTTTTCCCGAGGGCCTGCGTCTTGAAGGAACTACGACTGGTACGCTTGCCAACGTAAATGGTGGAACAATCGATTTAAAAGGAGTAACGCTGGCCAACTCATTAACACCGATTGTTGGTGGGGGCGCCGTAACGACAGATATTGCAACGACGTATTTTAACAATACGACGCGATCTAATCAGATTGTTCCTTCATCAGCAGTTGCGTCTCTGTTGTTAAATTCGTCAACCTTTAATCTAACTGCCCCTAGCTTTTTATTACAAGCGAGTTCCCCTCTGTTAACGGGAGCGGTCACTGGAGGAAAAGTAGCCGACTCATTCTTTACCCAAACCGCGTACCGTGGGGCGTTTGGTACTGAAAACTGGCTACAGGGATGGACAAATTTTGATCCGCAGAACGCGAATTACGATCGTTAG
- a CDS encoding polysaccharide biosynthesis/export family protein, with the protein MKQYLLNQISSLTAFSLKAVLFFMLVQNSGCISSRQLIYFQGLQGNGTDTLQGVERYVPKVQVGDVISVQVNSLNQEASSFFNPYAAIGASSNQPNPSSIAPLPNSLGYLVSNEGTITLPLIGSLPVRDKTTSQIAEAIREKLKTYLKEPTVNVRNLNFRISVLGEVQRPSLFTIANEQITLPEALGLAGDLTIYGQRKNVLVIREENGKKTFARLDLTKRDLFKSPYYYLHPNDIVYVEPGSARVASADRLYQVVPIILSALSFVAIIITYNR; encoded by the coding sequence ATGAAGCAGTATCTACTTAATCAAATCTCCTCTTTAACTGCATTTTCTTTAAAAGCCGTACTGTTCTTTATGCTAGTGCAGAATAGCGGCTGTATTTCGTCCCGTCAATTAATTTATTTCCAGGGATTGCAGGGAAACGGCACAGATACGCTACAGGGAGTTGAACGTTACGTACCTAAAGTTCAGGTTGGCGATGTCATTTCTGTTCAGGTAAATAGTCTGAATCAGGAAGCTTCGTCTTTCTTTAATCCTTACGCAGCGATTGGTGCTAGCAGCAATCAACCAAATCCGTCGTCGATCGCTCCTTTACCCAATTCACTTGGTTATTTGGTGAGTAATGAAGGTACAATTACACTTCCGTTAATTGGCAGCCTACCGGTCAGGGATAAAACAACAAGTCAGATCGCAGAAGCAATTCGTGAGAAGCTAAAAACGTACTTGAAAGAGCCAACGGTTAACGTCCGCAATCTAAACTTTAGAATCTCTGTACTTGGTGAAGTCCAGCGTCCATCACTTTTTACAATTGCGAATGAGCAGATAACGCTACCGGAGGCATTAGGTCTGGCTGGCGATTTGACGATCTATGGACAACGCAAAAATGTGCTGGTCATTCGGGAAGAAAATGGGAAAAAGACATTTGCCCGGCTTGATCTGACGAAACGTGATTTATTTAAGTCCCCTTATTATTATTTGCACCCCAACGATATTGTCTACGTAGAACCGGGTAGTGCTCGCGTTGCCAGCGCAGACCGGCTTTACCAAGTCGTACCAATAATTCTGAGTGCCTTGTCCTTTGTCGCTATTATTATAACATATAATAGATAA
- a CDS encoding tetratricopeptide repeat protein, whose translation MFYMRIRSLFPGLLLIIWITLPGIAQKAQTKPEVIHYIKLGNTLRAVDKPQQAIELLQRALGLIQGNDPYWEAVAYENMGMAYADQQSNAEAVRSYQKALEIYRKLNFAASVTAMQELIDLVTGKALYAGIDIGSSGVKLAIFRTTFENGFYNKDIRSKPLSPNVSLVSGTDQSFDDAQTVMKAYIDSIRHYNILNKHVYIAFSSGVNETLGKTPEKKAQLYKLLTKLVANDSLKIDTTLTAAREAELYVVGAIPRKMWQTTACIDIGSGNTKGGYFDEKQVFHPITIPYGTKTLTNQIDNQRSLDLESYKQEGQRVMNDITEGIMKTAFANEPGIQQRRTVGVGGGAAWAMVTYLHPEKAGTTAVPITRADIERFKQLAMSNYKLLINPDLTAITDPEVRRKAEADILNAQSQFSEKQIIAGALLLEGISNVYANGNLTKRFVFIRDSDIGWVTGKFLEMANQEYDKTIAKEMQNP comes from the coding sequence ATGTTTTATATGCGAATAAGGAGTTTGTTTCCTGGATTGCTACTAATTATCTGGATAACATTACCAGGAATAGCACAGAAAGCACAGACTAAACCTGAAGTAATTCATTACATTAAATTAGGGAATACGTTACGTGCTGTGGATAAGCCTCAGCAGGCCATTGAGCTTCTGCAGCGGGCATTGGGATTGATACAGGGTAACGACCCTTACTGGGAAGCCGTTGCTTATGAGAACATGGGCATGGCTTATGCCGATCAGCAAAGCAATGCTGAAGCTGTGCGATCTTACCAAAAAGCACTCGAGATTTATAGAAAGTTGAACTTTGCTGCCAGTGTTACGGCAATGCAGGAATTAATTGACCTGGTAACCGGAAAGGCGCTGTACGCAGGCATCGACATTGGTTCTTCTGGCGTAAAACTGGCAATATTCCGGACAACATTCGAAAATGGATTCTATAACAAAGACATTCGTTCGAAGCCATTATCACCCAATGTAAGTCTTGTGTCAGGAACGGATCAGTCTTTCGATGATGCACAGACGGTGATGAAAGCGTATATAGATTCTATACGTCATTACAACATTTTAAATAAGCATGTATACATTGCCTTCAGTAGCGGGGTCAACGAAACACTCGGAAAAACGCCTGAGAAAAAGGCTCAGCTTTATAAGCTGTTGACTAAACTGGTGGCTAATGACAGCTTAAAAATTGATACAACGTTAACCGCTGCCAGAGAGGCCGAGCTGTATGTTGTCGGGGCGATTCCCCGAAAAATGTGGCAGACAACGGCCTGTATAGATATCGGTAGTGGTAATACGAAGGGTGGGTATTTTGATGAAAAACAGGTATTCCACCCAATCACCATACCATACGGAACGAAAACGCTAACGAATCAAATCGATAATCAACGGTCACTGGACCTTGAATCATACAAGCAGGAAGGCCAACGAGTGATGAACGATATCACCGAAGGTATAATGAAAACAGCTTTCGCTAATGAACCCGGAATACAGCAGCGCCGGACGGTGGGCGTGGGGGGAGGAGCTGCCTGGGCAATGGTGACTTATCTGCATCCGGAGAAAGCTGGGACCACTGCTGTCCCAATAACCAGAGCTGATATAGAACGATTCAAGCAGCTGGCAATGTCAAATTACAAGCTACTGATTAATCCGGACCTGACGGCGATCACTGACCCCGAGGTACGTCGGAAAGCAGAAGCAGATATCCTGAACGCCCAGTCTCAGTTCAGCGAAAAGCAGATTATTGCTGGTGCATTGCTACTGGAGGGTATCTCCAATGTTTACGCAAATGGAAATCTTACCAAGCGTTTCGTCTTCATCCGGGATTCAGATATTGGCTGGGTAACTGGCAAATTCCTCGAAATGGCTAATCAGGAATACGACAAAACCATAGCCAAAGAAATGCAAAATCCTTAA